CGGGCGAGGGCGACCACGCCGGCGCAGACGAGGAGCGCGAAGAGCGCGAGGCCGACGACGCCGAGTTCGACCAGTATCTCGAGGACGAGGTTGTGCGGGTACGACTGGACGTCAGCGTCCCCGACGAGAACCGACCAACCCCCGAGGCCGTGACCGCGGAGCGTCGACCCGGAGAGCCAGAGGTCGACCGCCGTCTCGTAGTGGGCGAACCGCCCCCCGAGCGAGTCCCCCGGCCCGTCGAGCAGGAGGAGGAAACGGCGAACGCCGCGGATGGCCTCGCCGACCGCGAGGAGAACGCCGCCGAGGAGGGCGACGCCACCGACGCCGGCGGCGACGACCCGACCGTCCCGCGGGACCGAGGCGTGGCCGGTGACGAGCGCGACCACCGCCAGACCGGCGACGACGACGACGGTCGAGGTGAGGGGTCCCCGTCCCCCGGCGAGCAACAGCGCCAGGAGACAGCCGCCGAGCGCCGTCCAGCCGGCGACCCTGTACCGAAGCTCCGGCCGATCGAACAGCAGGACGGCGGCGATCAGGACGGCGCCGAAGCCGATCAGCCGGCCGACGATCAGGTAGTTCGTCCCGAACGGCGTCGGCAGGCCGGGTGAGAGCCCGACCCGGATCGTCTCGACCGTCGCGACGGCCGCGAGGACGCCCGCCGTGGCGAACGCTCGCCGAAGGCGGGCCCTGGAGGCTGAGACGACCAGCGCGGCACCGACCAGCGAGAGCGCGGTGACCGTGAGGAGTCGAAACGCCTTCGAGCCCGCGTAGAGTCCGCTGGGCGACCAGCGGAGACTCAGCGCCGCGTAGCCCGCGAACAGCCCGAACAGCAGCGAGAGGACGACGCCGGTCCGATGCGGCCTGAAGCCACGGACGAGCAGCCACCCCCCGGAGAGGGCGGTCAGGGTGGCCAGAAGCGCCGTCAGGTCGACCGGCACCCACGCGAGCGGCGCCCAGGCCTTGAAGACGCCGGAGAAGAGGAAACAGACGAACAGCACCTCGAAGGAAGCGAGCGGTCGCAGCCGGACCGGGAGGTCGCTCATCGGTGGGAGAACTCCCCACGTGTACTATATTATAGGCATGCTATCCCCGGATCGTGGGCCGGAGATCCCCCCGAAGCCGCGTTCTCGCCGCCGCGAGCGACGCTCGTCTACCAACAGGGCTTTGACACAGGATAACCAAGTCGCGAATCGACGAAGCGGGACAACGGGCGACACCATGGACAGATACGTACACGCGGCGTTCGGTCTCCTCCTCGTCCTCCTCCTGAGCATGGGGTTCACCTCGGTCGGCCCGATCCACCTCGCGCTGCTCGGCGTCTTCATCGGCTTCCTCGCGTTCAACCAGTACGACTATCGCACCGGCGGGGTCGACACCTCGATCTTTCTCCTCGCGCAGTTCGGCCTGACGCTCTTACTCGGGTTCACCGTCACCTGGCAGGCGCTCGGCGCGTTCGAGAACAGCGTCTTCGCGCTCGTGTTGCTCTGGCTCTCCCTACTAGGCTACCTGATCGTCCAGCACGACGCGCTCTCGTACGTCTCCCAGACCTTCCCCTACCTGCTCTGTTTCGGGGTCGTCTTCGCGGTCTTCCTCTACCACACGCTGCCGGTCGCTCCTGGCGGCGGGCTCGCGGTCTTCGCGGTCAGCGCCGGCGTCCTCCTCGGGCTGAACCTCTTCGTCTTCCCACGGTACGTCTCCCCGCGGCTCTTCCTCTGGACGATCGCGGCCTTCGGGGGCGTGCTCGCGTTCGTCGGCCTCCCCTCCGCGTTCGACAGGAGCTACACGGTCTGGTTCCTCGCGGTCGAACCCTGGGAGAACACGATCACACCGCCGATGCTCGACCGCGAGTTCTCGGTCGTCCGATCGGCGTTCGGAAACCCGAACACGTTCGGGATCGTCGTCTTCGCGGGCACCGTCGCGGCGTTCGTCGAGGCGATCCGGTCGCTCGAACGTGGGGCCGCCCTCGGCGCGCTCCTGATGGTCGGGCTGCTCGGCGTCAACCTCGTCGGTCTCTACCTCTCGAACAGCCGTGCGAGCTGGCTCGCCGCCGGCGTCGGGGTCACGATCTACGCCGCGTACAGCCTCCTCGACTGGCGGGCGGTCCCGGTCGCGGCCGTCGGGATCGCGATCCTCGTCCCCGCCTTCCTCGTCGGGATCTACCTCTCGATCGTCCCGATCGACCCGGCCAACCGGTTCGAGCTCTGGCGGGCGAGCCTCTCGGCGATCCGGGAGAACCCGACGCTCGCCGGCCAGGGGATCGTCAGCACCAGCGATGTGATCGCCCCGTACGTCCCCGACGGGATCGGGCAGCCGAGCCCGCACAACTCGTATCTCTCGATATGGATCCGGACGGGACTGCTCGGCGTCGCCGCCTACACGCTTCTGATCTTCGGCTCGATCCTCCACGGCCTCGCGAAGGCCCGGACCGTCGACGTGGCCGCGCTCGCGCTCGCCTGTGGGTTCGCCGTGAGTCAGTTCTTCGAGGCGTACACGCTCTATCACACCGGCCCCGGCTCGGTCATCGGCGCGCTGGCGTTCGGCTACCTGATCGCGAGCGTCGCGGAGCCCGATCGGTTCGACGCCGCCGCCTCGGACGCGCCGACGGGCGACGAGCGCAGGGTCGAGGCACCCTCGCTCGCCGACCTCTCGGGCGATCGCCGTCCGGCCGGGGTCGACCGGTCGTTCGAGCGGGGCGAGGGTGGTCGCTCGGCGCGCGGTGGCGAGTCGACGACCGACGGTGGCCTGTCGACGAGACGGTGACGGGAACCGGATGCGTTTTCACTCCCTCCCGAGTGTGCGTAGACGATGAGTCTGCGTGAGCTGGTCGTCGCCGTCCTCGCCGGGGTCGTCCAGGGGATCGTCGAGTGGCTGCCGATCTCCAGCACCGGGAACGTCTCGCTCTTCCTGACCGTGATGGGCGTCTCGCCCGAGGTCGCCGTACAGCTCGCGCTCTTCCTCCAGGTTGGGACGACGCTCTCGGCGGCGGTCTACTACCGCGAGACGATCCGCGAGGCGGTCGCCGCCGCGCCGGGCTGGCGACCCGAGGGTGCGTTCGTCGGCCCGAACGCCGACACGACGTTCGTCGTCGTCGCCTGTGCGATGACGGGTCTGATCGGCATCCCGATCTACGTGCTCCTGATCGACCTCGCCAGCGACCTCACCGGTGGGCTGTTCGTCGCCGTCATCGGCGTGTTGCTGGTGCTCACCGGTCTCCTCCAGCGGGCGACCGAGGCGATCGGCCTCGGGGAGAAAGAGCGGCCGAACCTGCTCGACGCGGTGCTCGTCGGGGCGGTGCAGGGGCTCTCCATTCTCCCCGGCGTGTCGCGCTCGGGGACCACCGCGAGCGTGCTGCTCTTTCGGGGTCACGGCGGGCCCTCGGCGTTTCGGCTCTCGTTTCTCCTCTCGATCCCGGCCGGCCTCGGCGCGGGCGTCCTGATCGTCCTCGACACCGGCGGCGTGCCGACGAACACCGGTCTCGAGGCGTTCTTCGCGCTCGTCACGAGCGCGGTCGTCGGCTACGTCGTGATCGACGCGCTGATGCGCATCGTCCACACGATCGAGTTCTGGATCGTCTGTCTCGCCCTCGGCGGGCTCTGTATCCTCGGCGGCGGACTCACCGTCGTCCTCTAGTCCGTAGAACGGGCTCGTCGGTCTCCTTCTCGTCGGAACAGGGCGGTCCGTGTGACCGCTCCCACGACAGGCCCGGAAATCCCGGCCCCTCCCCGGGTGAGTGATGGAGCCGTCCGGTAAAAGTACCCACAGATCGTTCAGCGCGTTCTGCCGGAGCCATCCCCGATTAAGCGGATGTTAACCGGCGCTCGTGTCGCCGAAAGCGACACGGTTTACGGCGTCGGCGACGAGCGAAGGGACATGTGGGTGCTCGTCTGGTACGCGGTCGTCGGCGCCGTCTGTACGGCGCTCATCTGGCGGGCCAGCGGGCTCCTCGAGGGATCGGCCGAACGCCTCGCGCTCCACTACGGGCTCCCCGCGATCGTCCAGGGGGCGGTGATCGTCGCCATCGGCTCCAGCATGCCTGAACTGCTCACCGCGATCATCGCCCCGCTCGTCCACGACGAGTTCGAACTCGGCGTCGGCGTCATCGTCGGCTCCGCCATCTTCAACGTACTGGTCATCCCGGCGGCCGCCGCGCTCGCGAGCGAGGGTGGGCTCTCCTCGGGCCGCGAGGTCGTCTACAAGGAGGCGCAGTTCTACATGCTCGCGGTCGCCGTCTTCCTGCTCATGTGCTCGTTCGCCGTGATCTACTACCCCGTCGACGGGGCGGGAACCCCTCTCGGCGGGACGATCACCCGCGAGCTCGCGCTCATCCCGGTCGCAACCTACGGGCTCTACGTCTTCATCCAGTACTCGGATACGATGGACCACGAGCCGGAGCCGCTGACCGAACGGATCGACGTCCGCAGGGAGTGGCTCCTGCTGCTCCTGAGCTTCGCCGTGATCGCGGTCGCGGTGGAGGGCCTCGTCCGGATGGCAATCGGGTTGGGAGAGATCTTCGACACCCCGAGCTTCATCTGGGGGCTCACCGTGATCGCCGCGGCGACGAGCCTCCCCGACGCGTTCGTCTCGATCGCCGCCGCGAAACGCGAACACGACGTCACCAGCATCGCGAACGTCTTCGGCTCGAACGTCTTCGACCTGCTGGTGGCGGTCCCCGCCGGCGTGCTCGTCGCGGGCGCGGCCGCCATCGACTTCTCACAGGCGATCCCCCTGATCGGCTTCCTCATGTTCGGCACGGTCGTCCTCTTCACCCTCCTGCGAACCGAGTTCGTCCTCGAACCGTGGGAGGCGTACGTCCTCCTGGGGCTCTACGCGGTCTTCGTCGTCTGGGTCCTCCTGGAGACCGTCGGGTTCACCGGCGTCATGCTCTAACGGGCACCGTTTTCTCCCCCCACCCCCTCCGCCCGGTATGACCGCGACGAGCACGGTCGAACTCCAGGGCCACATCATCGACTCCGGGATGATGGGCCGGTGTTTCGGGATCGTGATGGACATGGGCGGCTCCTTCGAGATCGAGGCGTTCGAGATCGGACGGCGAAAGGACGAGGAGACGTACGCGCGGATGGCCGTCACCGCCGAGACCGAGGGCGAGCTGCGTGCAATCCTCCACCAGCTCCACCAGAACGGCGCGACGCTCGAATCGCCCACCGACGCCGTCGTCGAGCCCGCCCCGGACGACCGGGTGGTCCCCCCCGGCTTCTACTCTACCACCAACCACCCCACCGAGATCCGATTCGAGGGCGAGTGGATCTCCGTACAGAACATCGAGATGGACTGTGCGATCGTCGTCGACCCCGAGGAGCCCCGGGCGTACACGAAGACGCTCACGATGGTCGAGGGGGGCGATCTCGTCGTCACGGGCGAGACCGGCATTCGGGTGAGCCCGCCCGAGCGCCCGAGGGACCGCGAGGGCGCGTTCGGATTCATGCAGGGCGGGATCTCGAGCGAGCGGCCCTCCCGGTCGCTCATCGGGAACGTCGCGGAGGCCGTCAGGGCGACTCGCGAGGCGGATGGGAAGATCGTCGTCGTCCCCGGTCCGGCGGTCGTCCACGCCGGCGCGCGCAACGACCTCGCGGCACTCGTTCGCGAGGGGTTCGTCGACGCGATTAGCGCGGGCAACGGGTTCGCGGTCCACGACCTCGAACGCGACCGTTTTGGCACCTCGCTCGGCCTCGACGCCGAGACGCTCGATCACCCCCGGGGCGGCCACACCCACCACATCTACACGATCAGCGAGGTGATCCGGGCGGGCGGGATCGAACCCGCGGTCGAGTCGGGACTGATCGAGAGCGGTGTGATGTACGAGTGCGTACGCAACGAGGTTCCGTACGTGCTCGCGGGCTCGATCCGCGACGACGGCCCGCTGCCGGACACCATCACGGACGCAGTGGAGGCCCAGAACGCGATCAGAGAACAGGTCCGCGACGCCGATCTCGTACTGATGCTCGCGACGATGCTCCACTCCGTCGCGGTCGGGAACTGCCTCCCCTCGACGACGCGCGTCGTCTGTGTGGACATCAACCCGGCGACGGTCACCCAGCTCGTGGACAGGGGGAGCGCGCAGGCTGCAGGACTGGTGACCGACATCGGCACGTTCGTCCCGCTGCTCGCAGACGAGCTGCTCGATCGGTAGGGACCCGCCGCACCCATATCCCTCGGGGCCGAAGGACGGACGAATGGTCCGCTCGCTCCGGTCGGTCGCCCTCCCCCTCGCGGTCGTCGCCTGCTGTCTCGGAGCGAGCATCGCGGTTCTCGGCCGACCCGGCGCCTCGGTCTACGTGCGCACGCTGCCACCCGTCGTGGTACTCGGAACGCTCGCCTACATCGCGCTGGAAGGTCGCGAACCGATCTCGGAGGTGCCGAGGCTCCCCCGATCCGTCTCGGTCACGCTCCCGAGCGTCGTCCTCCTCGGCTCGGCCGCGCTCCTCGTCTCGGGGGTTCTCGCGGGCGGTCGCGACACGGGCTTTCACCTCGCAAGCGTGCTGCTCGGCTCTCTTGTACTCCTCCAAGTCACGTTCGTACGTGAGCGGGACCTCTCGGTTCCGGTCCTCCTCTCGCAGGTGCTCGCGCTCGCGATCGCGGTCCGCCTCACGGTGCTGCTGACGACGCCCGGCTACGTCGGGCTCGACACCTGGTCGCACATGCCGACGTACGTTTCCGGGATCCTCGCCGAGGGATCACTCGAGACCCTGGAGGGGAACAAGTACTACTTCGCGCCGCTCTATCACCTCCTGATCGTCGCCACGGCACTCGCTGGCGACCTTCCGGTTCGGCTCGCGGCCGTCCTCTCGGTCGGACTCGTCGTGCCGGTCGCGACGACGCTCCTGACCTACCTCCTCGGACGGACGCTGCTCACGGTCCGGTGGGCGACGTTCGCCGCGAGCGCGTTCGCCCTCTCGGGGCCCGCGGTCCTCTGGGGGATCTACCCGGTGCCGACGAGCATGGGCCTCGTGCTCGCCCTCGCGCTGTTCGTCTCGCTGCTCCGAATCGTACAGGTGGGCTACCGGTTCGAGGAACTGACGCTGTTCGCGACGCTCTTCGGCGCGCTGGTGCTCACCCACCAGGTCTCCTCCGCGGTCGCCGCGACGATCGTCGCGGCGGCGGTCCTCGCACAGCTCTCGCTGGTGCTCTCTCGACTCATCGCCCGAAGCCGGCCACGACCGGTGAACGTCCTCCCCCTGTTCGTCCCGTTCGTCGTGGTACTCCTCGCCGTCTGGACCGTGACCCCGTTCACGGGGACCGAACTCTCGTTTCTCGACCGGAGTCTGCTCTTCCTCCGGGAGACGCTCGGAACCGAGGCGGGCTGGCTCACGCCCGCGATCGAACTCCGCGACCCGGAGGCCGACTACGCGCTTCGGCCGCCCGAAGACTGGACCTACTACGTCGAGGGCGTCGGGCTGCTCGCGCTCTCGCTTCTCGGAGTACTCGGAGCGTTCGTCGCGCTCGGGAGGCGGGCACACGCCCCGCTCTCGGTCATCTTCGCGGCGGGCGCGCTCGGAACCGTTGCGGTGGTCACCCCCGCGCTCGGCCTGGAGAACTTCCTCCCGAGCCGGTGGATCGCGTTCCTCCTCGCCCCGCTTTCCGTCCTCGCCGCTGCCGGCCTCGCCTGGCTCCGCCCGCGGCTCTCGCCCGCGCCCGCGCTCGTGCTGTTCGTGGCGCTCTGTCTCGTGCTCCCGGGAGCGATGGTGCTCTCGACGCCCGGAACCGTCGAGGACCCGACGTTCGAGGAGCGCGTCGTCTTCTCCTTCTCGGAGTCCGAACTCGCGGCGGTCGAGACGCTCGGCGAGCGGACCTCGACGCGACTGGGTACCGACTTCCTCTACGCCGAGGTGTTCGGCCGGACGGGG
This region of Halalkalicoccus sp. CGA53 genomic DNA includes:
- a CDS encoding O-antigen ligase family protein, with product MSDLPVRLRPLASFEVLFVCFLFSGVFKAWAPLAWVPVDLTALLATLTALSGGWLLVRGFRPHRTGVVLSLLFGLFAGYAALSLRWSPSGLYAGSKAFRLLTVTALSLVGAALVVSASRARLRRAFATAGVLAAVATVETIRVGLSPGLPTPFGTNYLIVGRLIGFGAVLIAAVLLFDRPELRYRVAGWTALGGCLLALLLAGGRGPLTSTVVVVAGLAVVALVTGHASVPRDGRVVAAGVGGVALLGGVLLAVGEAIRGVRRFLLLLDGPGDSLGGRFAHYETAVDLWLSGSTLRGHGLGGWSVLVGDADVQSYPHNLVLEILVELGVVGLALFALLVCAGVVALARGWVETGDPTSFAVAALFSFTFLNAAVTGDLNENRFLFAAIGLLAYRPVDRIGPGTAPVAGNRPHAANPGVKR
- a CDS encoding O-antigen ligase family protein encodes the protein MDRYVHAAFGLLLVLLLSMGFTSVGPIHLALLGVFIGFLAFNQYDYRTGGVDTSIFLLAQFGLTLLLGFTVTWQALGAFENSVFALVLLWLSLLGYLIVQHDALSYVSQTFPYLLCFGVVFAVFLYHTLPVAPGGGLAVFAVSAGVLLGLNLFVFPRYVSPRLFLWTIAAFGGVLAFVGLPSAFDRSYTVWFLAVEPWENTITPPMLDREFSVVRSAFGNPNTFGIVVFAGTVAAFVEAIRSLERGAALGALLMVGLLGVNLVGLYLSNSRASWLAAGVGVTIYAAYSLLDWRAVPVAAVGIAILVPAFLVGIYLSIVPIDPANRFELWRASLSAIRENPTLAGQGIVSTSDVIAPYVPDGIGQPSPHNSYLSIWIRTGLLGVAAYTLLIFGSILHGLAKARTVDVAALALACGFAVSQFFEAYTLYHTGPGSVIGALAFGYLIASVAEPDRFDAAASDAPTGDERRVEAPSLADLSGDRRPAGVDRSFERGEGGRSARGGESTTDGGLSTRR
- a CDS encoding undecaprenyl-diphosphate phosphatase, which translates into the protein MSLRELVVAVLAGVVQGIVEWLPISSTGNVSLFLTVMGVSPEVAVQLALFLQVGTTLSAAVYYRETIREAVAAAPGWRPEGAFVGPNADTTFVVVACAMTGLIGIPIYVLLIDLASDLTGGLFVAVIGVLLVLTGLLQRATEAIGLGEKERPNLLDAVLVGAVQGLSILPGVSRSGTTASVLLFRGHGGPSAFRLSFLLSIPAGLGAGVLIVLDTGGVPTNTGLEAFFALVTSAVVGYVVIDALMRIVHTIEFWIVCLALGGLCILGGGLTVVL
- a CDS encoding sodium:calcium antiporter; its protein translation is MWVLVWYAVVGAVCTALIWRASGLLEGSAERLALHYGLPAIVQGAVIVAIGSSMPELLTAIIAPLVHDEFELGVGVIVGSAIFNVLVIPAAAALASEGGLSSGREVVYKEAQFYMLAVAVFLLMCSFAVIYYPVDGAGTPLGGTITRELALIPVATYGLYVFIQYSDTMDHEPEPLTERIDVRREWLLLLLSFAVIAVAVEGLVRMAIGLGEIFDTPSFIWGLTVIAAATSLPDAFVSIAAAKREHDVTSIANVFGSNVFDLLVAVPAGVLVAGAAAIDFSQAIPLIGFLMFGTVVLFTLLRTEFVLEPWEAYVLLGLYAVFVVWVLLETVGFTGVML
- a CDS encoding ornithine cyclodeaminase, nickel-pincer nucleotide-dependent codes for the protein MTATSTVELQGHIIDSGMMGRCFGIVMDMGGSFEIEAFEIGRRKDEETYARMAVTAETEGELRAILHQLHQNGATLESPTDAVVEPAPDDRVVPPGFYSTTNHPTEIRFEGEWISVQNIEMDCAIVVDPEEPRAYTKTLTMVEGGDLVVTGETGIRVSPPERPRDREGAFGFMQGGISSERPSRSLIGNVAEAVRATREADGKIVVVPGPAVVHAGARNDLAALVREGFVDAISAGNGFAVHDLERDRFGTSLGLDAETLDHPRGGHTHHIYTISEVIRAGGIEPAVESGLIESGVMYECVRNEVPYVLAGSIRDDGPLPDTITDAVEAQNAIREQVRDADLVLMLATMLHSVAVGNCLPSTTRVVCVDINPATVTQLVDRGSAQAAGLVTDIGTFVPLLADELLDR